The Cellulosilyticum sp. I15G10I2 nucleotide sequence CTGAAGATGCGGACACGTACAGCAGTAGTCAATGCAAGCCTTATTCCTAAAATGATAGAGACAGCTAACATGACAGAGCAAGCGGTATTAGATACAAAGATTAAGTCCGGCCTCATGATTATGCGCTGTGACGGTGGGGTAATGAGTATTAATGAGGTGCGTAAAAGACCTATTCTTACGATGCTTTCGGGCTTAGCGGCCGGGGTAGCTGGTGCACTGATGTATGAGAAAATTTCTGATGGGATCTTTTTTGAGGTGGGGGGAACCAGTGTAGATATTTCTGTTATTAAAAATGGAAAAGTTATGATCAAATATGCACAAGTCGGCGGACATAAAACTTATCTACAATCATTAGACGTACGTACTCTTGGGGTTGCTGGGGGAAGCATGATTCGTATTAAAGATAAAAAAATGATTGATATCGGACCTAGAAGTGCACATATTGCAGGCAAAAATTATGAGTGTTTTACTCCGGAGGATGCTATTACTGAGGCTTCGGTTCAGTTTGTAAGTCCAAGGGCAGATGATCCTTGTGAGTATGCAACAATTGTGGCCCAAGATGGTAAAGAGTATTCATTAACACTTGCAGGTGCTGCAAACTTGCTTGGCTATGTACCAAAAGATGACTATGCTTATGGCAATATAGGATGTACAAAAGTAGCTTGGTCAGCATTAGGAGATTATCTGAGCATAAGCGCTAAAGATGCGGCAAAACAAGCTATGGACATTGCTATTAAAAAGTTAGCAGTTGTTATTAATGATTTAATAAATGAGTATGAACTTGACCGTAAGTTTATTACCCTTGTTGGCGGAGGTGGAAGCGGAGCTGTTATTGTCAATGCTCTCGCTGGGCACTTTAACTTTAAATGGAGAATTGCCCAAAATGCACCTTATATTTCAACCATTGGCGTAGCCCTCGCTATGGTACGTGAACAACTGGAAAGAACGATTGTTAACCCAACCGATGAGGATATTAAGAAAATCCGTGCAGATATTATTGAAAGAATTGTAAAATCAGGTGCAAACGAGGAAACAGTTGATGTATCTATAGAAATTGATGCGCAGAAAAATATTTTAAGAGCAGTTGCCACGGGCGCAACGGAACTGCGTAAAAAAGACCTTAATGCTAATCAGCTTGGGACAGAACAACTTAAAAGTATTTCAGCTGAAGCTTTAGTTGTAGATAAAGAGCAGGTTCAGCCTATCTGCAATACAGGCAGATGGTACCTTTTTGAGGCAAAGACTTCTAAAAGGATACTCTTTGGACTTGTTAAGCTGAAAGGGAAGAGTTGTTGTGTAATCGACCGAGAGGGTGTTGTACGTCTCAAAAAAGAAAAGGCTGAGTATATCAAGTTTAAAAAATCTGAGCAGAAACAATTATTTAATACTTTTTTAGATGATAATACAACCTATTCAGATGCCAATGCAACGATCCCAAAAGTTTTTCTTTTTTACAAGGAAAAAATGCTTGATTTAACGGGGATGCAGACGGCAGAACAGCTTTATTCGATTATGGATGTTGAAACAGAGATTATGAGCGCTGATGAAGAAATCATTGCAGTAGCTTATAAATAGGAGGCATGATGATGAATATAAGTGATGAGATTCTTGCTTTATGTGAGCTTTCCAATGATTTGCTTTTTCATAAAATACCTCGACATAAATATAGTTATTATATTAAAAGTTCATTGAATGCCGGTAAACAGGCTGCAAAAGCGTATTTGGGAGAAGACATCCGAGAACTTTATAAAAAGAATGGGCTCGTTATTGAGTATTGTGAAACGACAAATAGTTATTGCGGTGTTAAATTTAGAGCTCAAGTTACGATGGGGAAAGAAGAAACTATTGTAACTTTATATACCAAGTCACTCAATGAATTTGCACAGTATAGTTCCTTTGAGGGAAATGCTTCGATAGCTTATGAAACTGCACTGGATGTCCATTTATGCCATGAGTTTTATCATTTTCTTGAACATAAAGCCAATACGTCTGTATCAGAGACCTTAGATTCAGTCGAAACGATCAAGCTGCCTTTTTTTACACGGAGGGCACATATTAATAGATGCAGTGAAATAGCAGCACATGCTTTTGCGCAGGAAATGCTGGGATTAGACCATCTGCC carries:
- a CDS encoding hydantoinase/oxoprolinase family protein, whose amino-acid sequence is MNKKVRIGIDVGGTFTDAVIIDNADYKVLAKMKIPTTHEEGVAVGVVKIISTLMKENQIEPEDVMFIAHGTTQATNALLEGDVAQVGIIGMGTGVDARSAKSETNIGNIELAPGKYLNSSNAFIDSVSVNDEMIEAAICELLDKKAQVIVASEAYSVDDPENELKVMACAAKKGLYTTGGHEISQLYGLKMRTRTAVVNASLIPKMIETANMTEQAVLDTKIKSGLMIMRCDGGVMSINEVRKRPILTMLSGLAAGVAGALMYEKISDGIFFEVGGTSVDISVIKNGKVMIKYAQVGGHKTYLQSLDVRTLGVAGGSMIRIKDKKMIDIGPRSAHIAGKNYECFTPEDAITEASVQFVSPRADDPCEYATIVAQDGKEYSLTLAGAANLLGYVPKDDYAYGNIGCTKVAWSALGDYLSISAKDAAKQAMDIAIKKLAVVINDLINEYELDRKFITLVGGGGSGAVIVNALAGHFNFKWRIAQNAPYISTIGVALAMVREQLERTIVNPTDEDIKKIRADIIERIVKSGANEETVDVSIEIDAQKNILRAVATGATELRKKDLNANQLGTEQLKSISAEALVVDKEQVQPICNTGRWYLFEAKTSKRILFGLVKLKGKSCCVIDREGVVRLKKEKAEYIKFKKSEQKQLFNTFLDDNTTYSDANATIPKVFLFYKEKMLDLTGMQTAEQLYSIMDVETEIMSADEEIIAVAYK